From the Hevea brasiliensis isolate MT/VB/25A 57/8 chromosome 15, ASM3005281v1, whole genome shotgun sequence genome, one window contains:
- the LOC131174053 gene encoding uncharacterized protein LOC131174053: MAPYEALYGRKYRSPLCWTEAEEARVHELDLVQYTSEMRVQAKELCRSEAKEVEFAVDDFVFLKVSPTKGVITFGKKGKLAPRYIGPFEITNRVGAVAYQLQLPSSLSHVHPVFHISIFRKCVPDPSQVLQPDTVELNEDLTFKEQLVAIIDYQMRQLQSK; this comes from the coding sequence ATGgcgccctatgaggcactatatggcaggAAATATAGAtcccctctgtgttggacagaagctGAAGAGGCGAGAGTACATGAATTAGATTTGGTACAGTATACTTCAGAAATGAGAGTACAGgcaaaagagttatgcagatccgaGGCGAAGGAGGTAGAATTTGCAGTAGATGACTTTGTGTTTTTAAAGGTCTCTCCTACGAAAGGGGTTATAACGTTTGGGAAGAAGGGCAAATTGGCACCTCGTTATataggaccttttgagatcacgaatagagtgggagcagttgcctaccagtTACAGTTACCATCaagcctttctcatgtccacccagtgTTCCACATTTCCATTTTTAGGAAGTgtgttcctgatccttctcagGTACTGCAACCGGATACAGTAGAATTAAATGAGGACTTAACCTTCAAGGAGCAGCTAGTAGCCATAATAGACTATCAGATGAGGCAGCTTCAGTCAAagtag